The Petropleomorpha daqingensis genome includes a window with the following:
- a CDS encoding DNA polymerase beta superfamily protein, with translation MTRRPAVILGDRSLPPGYAHPHASEEARRIAEAGTGLRAQVGSGVHGTSISGQDDRDEMGVCLEPAAFVTGLAQVPAGAGSHATVRFQQYHRHTAWDRPGGLANRSGAGDLDVVVYSARKWARLACEGNPSILLLLFVPDDEVVFRDACGAELVAHADRFVSQRAGGRFLGYLQAQRAAMTGEVGAKTNRPELVAAHGYDSKFAMHALRLGLQGIELLSTGQITLPIPEPDRTYLRSVRRGEIALPEVLAAIADVEARLTALQTGSAVPPEPDRAWVDDWLHRSYLAYWAALGG, from the coding sequence GTGACCCGCCGTCCCGCCGTGATCCTCGGCGACCGCTCGCTGCCGCCCGGCTACGCCCACCCGCACGCCTCCGAGGAGGCGCGGCGGATCGCCGAGGCCGGCACGGGTCTGCGCGCGCAGGTCGGCTCCGGGGTGCACGGCACGTCGATCAGCGGCCAGGACGACCGCGACGAGATGGGCGTGTGCCTGGAGCCGGCCGCGTTCGTCACCGGTCTGGCACAGGTGCCGGCCGGCGCCGGCTCGCACGCCACCGTCCGGTTCCAGCAGTACCACCGGCACACCGCCTGGGACCGGCCCGGCGGGCTGGCCAACCGCTCGGGTGCGGGTGATCTGGACGTCGTCGTCTACTCGGCGCGCAAGTGGGCCCGGCTGGCCTGCGAGGGCAACCCGTCGATCCTGCTGCTGCTCTTCGTCCCGGACGACGAGGTCGTGTTCCGCGACGCGTGCGGCGCCGAGCTCGTGGCGCACGCCGACCGGTTCGTCTCGCAGCGGGCCGGCGGGCGGTTCCTGGGCTACCTGCAGGCGCAGCGGGCGGCGATGACCGGGGAGGTCGGCGCGAAGACCAACCGGCCGGAACTGGTCGCCGCGCACGGGTACGACTCGAAGTTCGCGATGCACGCGCTGCGGTTGGGCCTGCAGGGCATCGAGCTGCTCAGCACCGGGCAGATCACCCTGCCCATCCCGGAGCCGGATCGGACGTACCTGCGGTCGGTCCGCCGCGGCGAGATAGCGCTGCCCGAGGTGCTGGCCGCGATCGCCGACGTCGAGGCGAGGCTGACGGCGCTCCAGACCGGCAGCGCCGTCCCGCCCGAGCCCGACCGGGCGTGGGTGGACGACTGGCTGCACCGCTCGTACCTGGCGTACTGGGCGGCGCTCGGCGGCTAG
- a CDS encoding isochorismate synthase → MTAAAVTSPDAAARTLVSRKVDDAHDLLAHLPAEGALSWVRRGEGLVGWGEAARLEVTGPGALADAAAWWSAYTGELTVEDHVGVPGSGPVLFASIAFDPVAGTSVFVVPEVVVGRRDGVTWVTSAGSRRLPSPRPVPDGGAGRLRYADGELDPVRWCAAVAAAVERITAGDLAKVVLARDLIVAADEPLDPRRLLRRLADRFPDCWTFAVDGLLGATPELLLRRTGRELSARVLAGTAPRGAGAEDERLAAALLGSAKDRAEHALAVDSLVGALAPYCSSLSAPEEPELLTLANVRHLATDVTGTQRRTGPRSRAGLLELIGAVHPTAAVGGTPTAAAVALIGELEGMDRGRYAGPVGWVDARGDGEFGLALRCAEISPADPCTARLFAGCGIVAGSDPAAELAETQVKFAAFQAALEG, encoded by the coding sequence GTGACTGCGGCTGCCGTGACCTCGCCGGATGCCGCCGCGCGCACGCTCGTCTCCCGGAAGGTCGACGACGCGCACGACCTGCTCGCCCACCTGCCCGCCGAGGGCGCGCTGTCCTGGGTGCGCCGCGGCGAGGGTCTGGTCGGCTGGGGCGAGGCCGCCCGGCTGGAGGTCACCGGTCCCGGCGCCCTCGCCGACGCCGCGGCCTGGTGGTCGGCCTACACCGGCGAGCTGACCGTCGAGGACCACGTCGGCGTGCCCGGCTCGGGTCCGGTGCTGTTCGCCAGCATCGCCTTCGACCCGGTGGCCGGGACGTCGGTGTTCGTCGTCCCCGAGGTCGTCGTCGGGCGCCGGGACGGCGTCACGTGGGTGACCAGCGCCGGCTCGCGGCGGCTGCCCTCCCCCCGGCCGGTGCCGGACGGCGGCGCGGGCCGGCTGCGCTACGCCGACGGCGAGCTCGACCCGGTGCGCTGGTGCGCCGCCGTGGCGGCCGCCGTCGAGCGGATCACCGCCGGTGACCTGGCCAAGGTCGTGCTCGCCCGCGACCTGATCGTGGCGGCCGACGAGCCCCTCGACCCGCGGCGGTTGCTGCGGCGCCTCGCCGACCGCTTCCCGGACTGCTGGACCTTCGCCGTCGACGGGCTGCTCGGCGCGACGCCGGAGCTGCTGCTGCGGCGCACCGGCCGCGAGCTCTCGGCCCGGGTGCTCGCCGGCACGGCCCCGCGCGGCGCGGGCGCCGAGGACGAGCGGCTGGCCGCGGCGCTGCTCGGGTCGGCCAAGGACCGCGCCGAGCACGCGCTGGCCGTCGACTCCCTGGTCGGCGCGCTGGCCCCGTACTGCAGCTCGCTCAGCGCTCCCGAGGAGCCGGAGCTCCTGACCCTGGCCAACGTCCGGCACCTGGCCACCGACGTGACCGGCACCCAGCGGCGCACCGGACCGCGCAGCCGGGCCGGGCTGCTGGAGCTGATCGGTGCCGTGCATCCCACCGCCGCGGTCGGCGGCACGCCGACCGCGGCGGCGGTCGCGCTGATCGGCGAGCTGGAGGGCATGGACCGCGGCCGCTACGCCGGTCCGGTGGGCTGGGTCGACGCCCGCGGGGACGGCGAGTTCGGGCTCGCGCTGCGCTGCGCCGAGATCTCCCCCGCCGACCCGTGCACCGCGCGGCTGTTCGCCGGCTGCGGCATCGTCGCCGGCTCCGACCCGGCCGCCGAGCTGGCCGAGACCCAGGTGAAGTTCGCCGCCTTCCAGGCCGCCCTCGAGGGCTGA